GTGTCCATTCATCCACTCTCTATTCGCTCATTTCAACTGTTTACTCTCTCGCCCTTGTCCCACTCATAGACACATCACATTGAACATGATCAGACAGCGTGTCCCTCAGCTTATAAGAGCAGCTCGACGATCATTCTGTCCTGGTCGGATACCCTGCTCACGTAGTCTGACCACTTCTCGTGCGTCTCTAAACGAATCCGACGGTGTATCATCCAACGCTCGTGTTGGAAGACCACAGGATATATCCCCTCGAGCGAGTAATATCCCTACTATATCATCTGATGAGAGTAGAACCAAAGTCTCGTGGCCCGATGGAAGGGAAACTACATTGTGAGCTTAgtcttgtctttctcatccGTGATACGGGCTGAGCTGACATACGGGTGCACAGTGACAATTACTTCTTGTTCGATCATTGTCGATGTCCGAAATGCTTCCACCAGCAGACAAAGCAGCGGCTAAAGACACTCAGCGAGGTGGGTTGATTTCCGCCTTTTGGCATCTGTAGATCATCGCCGATGGTATGTTCTTCAGATACCAACAGATATTCATCCTACTTCAGTGGAAGTCGACAAAACCGGCGTACACCTAACATGGTCAACATCCGATTCTCATAAATCGTCCTTTCCCTTGGAATTCCTTAGAAGATCAGCATATGATCCTCCGCTAGCTTCATACAGGGATGAAAAGGAGAGGTGAGCTTTTGCTCGTCAACAGCTTGATTGACTATATAAAAGAAAGCTTACACTAAAATCAAAACGAATAGTCGTATACTGTGGAATTCTCAGATAGAACAATCTCCGCCGTCGGTTCGATATACCGATATCATGAGTACCGAGAAGGAGGGTGATACCAGTGGAAGGGCGATTTTGAAACTGCTCAATCGAGTGGTGAGTTATCTTCTCTTGTCCATAcattgatcataccatctgaAGTTTGGTTTCACAGCACGATTTTGGATTCTGCTTTATCAACGATGTGCCAGCTACAGGCGAAGAGACAAAGGAAGTGATAGAGAAAGTTGCACCTATACGTAACACGCactgtgagttgatcagaGCCCAATGTTGCTTCCACATGAACTGACATATTGCATATTGTTACCACCGCCTAGATGGTGGTTTCTGGCAGTTCACCGCTGATCTCAGTCATGGTGATCTTGCCTACTCCAACGAAGGTCTACCCGCTCATACGGATACAACATACTTTACCGATCCATCCGGTTTACAgatatttcatcttctctctcaccCCTCACCACCAGGTACAGGAGGTGCAACTCTACTCGTAGATGGATTTTACACCGCTCATTTACTTTCTACCCTTTATCCAACTTCTTATTCACTCCTCTCTCGATTGAGGATACCTGCTCATGCATCTGGAACTGAAGGCACGATGTTGAGACCACCTCTCAgtcaaccttctttcagaCACGATGAGAAAGGTCAATTGGTCCAGGTAAGGTGGAATAACGAAGATAGAGGTGTGATAGGTCAGGGCTGGACACCTGATGAAGTAAAGGGATGGTATCAGGCTGCTAGGAGATATGATGAGTTGAATAGAAGTGAGGATGCTGAGTATTGGGTACAATTAAAACCTGGGACTGTCTTAGGTGAGCGTGTTTGTCCTTCATGAACAAGCCATTTGTGCTAATTGGCATGAATCTCGCATCACTTATAGTCATCGATAATTGGAGAGTCATGCATGGAAGATCAGCTTTCACAGGATCAAGGACAATGTGCGGTGCCTATGTAGGTGCGGATGATTGGTTATCTCGCCGTGCAGCTCTGACAAAGAAATACGAGATACGTAAGAAAAGTATCCTTGATGAAGATTGGAGTGTCGGTTGGTAATGACCACGAAGACTCGGTTGTACCATATATACTGTAATTGCATGATGAATGGTATTGAAAAAGAATCTGTATTAATCAATAGGTATACTTCACATGCATGAATTTCTAAAATgtctatctatatatgaGTGAATATGAACCCGAAAAAAATCCCAGGAAATGCGATAATGGTACATTGTAATGGTTTTAGATCTATAGGATATTGAAGGGTTTCTATGTAACTGTAAAATTTATCAAAATATAGCACGTTACGAGTGCTCTTCGTAATGTCAAGATACTAAAATGGAAAATGTCCATGGCGAGTCCACCAAGATACCATTCATTATCTACAAGAAGCTGTTGCCTATTGAGCGACGATGCCTACTTTAGCGGTATCCATGGACATCCCtgacccttcttcttctatgGTACTTGATCTCGCAGTGATAGCGGGTGGTAGACGAAAGCCATCTTGTTTGGATTCAGATAACCTTcgatgacgaggatgtgAATTTGTGAATACTGGTTCAGCAGGGGGTGAAGAGGTTATGGAATTAGGTGGGGAAGGGTACGAAGCTTCAGCGTTGATATGCGCTGTCTTAGTCTGAGTTAGACTATTGGACGTCggaggcggtggtggtggttgggTGTATAAAGCTTTCTTGAatgaagttgaggttgatagAGGCATTTGATGATTATAGTCAGTTGGATAAGTAGGTTTAGGTGAAGCTTTACCTCCATAAGGTAAAGGATCAAGATTCGCTCTACCTTCCAAGATCCTCTGATCGGCTTTGGTCGTAGGTAACATCCCTTCTCTGACTGCTTCGACCtgtctcatcttcttttcaccCTTCTCCACATCTTTCTTCGCGTTGTTGTACATCCACAGTCCCACTGCGGTGAGAGCAATACCCATTGCCTGTACGAAGAATACAGATTGTTTGAACCAGATGATAGCGAGACAGATCACTGCGATACGTTTGACCAGCGAGGCGATAGAGTAGGTGACTGGTGATGTCGAGGAGAGTAAGGAGAATGCGATGAGGTTTTGAGCAAAGTGGACGGTACcattgatgaagaagtagaacGAGATAGATGGTCCACCTGACTTGGCTATAGGGTGAAGCCATAGGTCCAACAATCTCCAAGCATCCGAGTAAAGCCATACGGGGATCATCAGGAGGAATGCCATCCCACTTGAAAAGTACAGGAGGTTAATCTTGTCAAGCTTCGGGGTAGCTCCGCCAGTCTCGGTAGATCCGGGAATTGGCATGATCttcttgaagaagatgtttTGCGTGACGAAAATCACGGTAGAACCGAGAGCGCATACCAGACCGAAAAAGTTGTTGAAGGATATATCGGCTGAAGAGGCGAGCATGACCCCGAGAGTGAGTGGGAGGAGAGAAAGGTAAGTCGCGGGAGAGTAGGAGACACCGAACAGTAAGGCATATGCCATGACGGTGAATAAAGGTGAGAGAGCCTATTAACAAGTAAGGTTAGCTACATCCTTCAAGAAAAGTAATGTCGTTgtcttactcaccttgatggTATGTACCGTACTGACTGGAACTCTACTAATCGCCAAACTACCAAAGATATGACCTCCAACTTGGAAAGCAGCCATAGGTAAGATTCCCTTCAAAATCGCTCTTGTAGGTGACCTCAATCTAGGTGTCCAGCCCAATTCCGGTCTACTACATATTATACAGCAACCAGcgacgaagaagaactgAACTATCGTCAATGTCACTGGGTACTTGAAATTGTTGAGAATGACTTTCCCAGTATTGTTGGATACCGCTGAACAGGTGTACCATAGGAAACATAGTGATACGAATCGGATAGTAGCGAATCCAGGTATGGAGAATTGAGGTAATGAGAATGGACCAGGTGATGGGGCTCTGcttgatgatgctgatatacTATTCCTACGCTGACCTGTTGAACCATCCACCAAATATGGATTGCCAGGTACAGATAAGCCATATGGGTTATCTGCATATCCTCCTGGTGACAAATCGTTACTATCTTTCCTTGTCAATGGCGCACCCCataacgaagatgatttctcAGGTCGATAGCTCTGCTGGTGCTGGTTTGACTGAGGTTCTGGCGATATGCTCGATGGGATCCATGGTgcttgaggatgagatgatgaagggggtGATCGTAATGAAGATAAGTTCTGAGCTGATCTGAGGtctgctgatgatgattgatgggCGAAGGGGGCACGCTGCCTTGAATCAGGCAACAAAGACATCGAATGGGAGGCTGGGCTTGAAGAGTCGAGTGGATTTACCGTGTATCAGGTGATAGCGAGAGTATTTGAAACTCGAAGATGGTAGTTCCGAGAGAATGGtattgatatggatgatgaatggagAGGGGATTGTGAGTGTGGATGAGTGAAATTGATTAAGGAAGGGGGGAAAGGGGAAAATGGAGAGGAACGTGTAACTGAGTGTGTGTGTGAGTCTGTATGTGTGACCGATGGGTGGGTGTTGTCTGATCCTTTTCCCAAACAGAACTATTCCTTTTCCTCGCGCTGGGCGATTGTCGTATTGATCTTGGCGATGTATGATACTGACAGTCGAGTACTCTTCTTTCATGAACCTTGCTACTGCGCGACCATAACAATGgtgacaacaacaaccaaaGCTTGGCTGAGATATGATATTGGTCTGTTGTTATTACACGGTCAAGTAGAAAAAAACACGTTTTTCAAATTCAGGGTATGAACTTTACCCTGACAAACTCTGTCCTGTATCTGTCGCGTGTGATTTAAGGTGCGGCGCTCTATATCTCTCTCTACGAGTAGCTAGCTCGTCATCATAGCCCTCGTTCCTTCCAACTCATTCTATACTCGGTCTATGTAAAGATCTCGACTTCCAGCCCAATCAATCATAGGTGCCTCGATGATATATCTCGATGAATGAAACGGTTCGTTGTTCCAAAGCTGGTAAGATGTAAAGCTCAAAGTCAGTCCTTTAACCCGTCAATCTCAAACCAAGTCTGGTGGTACCGGTACCCCGTTACAGATTCTAGTTGAAGATGTGATCAATTGCAACCTGATCAAGTACACAAAGGAGTCGGCGCCAAAAATGATCAATCTTTAAGAGATCTTGCAACTGAAACGCTCCATGGTCAGAGCTGAACATCTCAtgggtgtatatatacatatatgtatatatatattaaTCGGTGTTTAACAGTTCATTCATCCTGAGACCTTATCACCTTTTGCCCATCCCAGCCCAGCCCACCCCTGCTGTATGCCCTCAATACTGTCACTCGTTTGAACCTTTACTTATCATAACATCATGCTAATCACCAAAactctcttcctcctcttacCCCTTCTTGCCCATGCTAAACCCGAGCATTGTAAAAGCAAATCAGCATCTTCTACCGCTACAGCTCCTCTGAACCAAGCTCT
The nucleotide sequence above comes from Kwoniella europaea PYCC6329 chromosome 1, complete sequence. Encoded proteins:
- a CDS encoding trimethyllysine dioxygenase, yielding MIRQRVPQLIRAARRSFCPGRIPCSRSLTTSRASLNESDGVSSNARVGRPQDISPRASNIPTISSDESRTKVSWPDGRETTFDNYFLFDHCRCPKCFHQQTKQRLKTLSEIPTDIHPTSVEVDKTGVHLTWSTSDSHKSSFPLEFLRRSAYDPPLASYRDEKESRILWNSQIEQSPPSVRYTDIMSTEKEGDTSGRAILKLLNRVHDFGFCFINDVPATGEETKEVIEKVAPIRNTHYGGFWQFTADLSHGDLAYSNEGLPAHTDTTYFTDPSGLQIFHLLSHPSPPGTGGATLLVDGFYTAHLLSTLYPTSYSLLSRLRIPAHASGTEGTMLRPPLSQPSFRHDEKGQLVQVRWNNEDRGVIGQGWTPDEVKGWYQAARRYDELNRSEDAEYWVQLKPGTVLVIDNWRVMHGRSAFTGSRTMCGAYVGADDWLSRRAALTKKYEIRKKSILDEDWSVGW